One genomic window of Nicotiana sylvestris chromosome 10, ASM39365v2, whole genome shotgun sequence includes the following:
- the LOC104211415 gene encoding serine/threonine-protein kinase Aurora-2 — MAIAAETQPQQHKGSSEGAVVDNKRWTVNDFDIGKPLGRGKFGHVYLAREKRSNHIVALKVLFKSQLKQSQVEHQLRREVEIQSHLRHPNILRLYGYFYDQKRVYLILEYAAKGELYKELQKCKYFSERRAATYVASLARALIYCHGKHVIHRDIKPENLLVGAQGELKIADFGWSVHTFDRRRTMCGTLDYLPPEMVESVEHDANVDIWSLGILCYEFLYGVPPFEAKEHSDTYRRIVQVDLKFPSRPVVSSSAKDLISQMLVKDSSQRLALKKLLEHPWIVQNADPSGVYRG; from the exons ATGGCGATTGCAGCGGAGACTCAGCCGCAGCAACACAAG GGTTCTTCTGAGGGCGCAGTGGTGGATAACAAGAGATGGACTGTCAATGATTTTGACATTGGAAAACCTCTTGGAAGAGGAAAATTTGGTCATGTATATTTAGCTAGAGAGAAAAGG AGCAATCATATTGTTGCATTAAAGGTGCTATTCAAGAGCCAGCTGAAACAGTCCCAAGTGGAGCACCAGCTTCGTCGTGAGGTTGAAATACAAAGCCACCTTCGACATCCAAATATCCTGAGACTTTATGGTTACTTTTATGATCAG AAACGAGTTTATTTGATTTTGGAATATGCTGCCAAGGGTGAACTCTACAAGGAGCTGCAGAAATGCAAATACTTTAGTGAAAGGCGTGCTGCAACT TATGTTGCATCACTGGCACGAGCCCTCATATACTGTCACGGGAAGCATGTAATACATAGAGATATTAAGCCAGAGAACCTTTTGGTTGGTGCACAG GGTGAACTTAAAATTGCAGACTTTGGTTGGTCAGTACACACCTTTGATCGTAGACGAACTATGTGTGGCACTCTAGACTATTTGCCACCTGAGATGG TGGAAAGTGTGGAGCATGATGCAAATGTGGACATTTGGAGCCTTGGCATCCTTTGCTATGAATTTCTATATGGGGTGCCTCCATTTGAAGCAAAGGAACACTCAGATACATATAGAAG GATTGTGCAAGTGGATCTAAAATTTCCTTCCAGACCGGTAGTCTCATCATCTGCAAAGGATCTTATTAGTCAg ATGCTAGTCAAGGATTCTTCCCAACGTCTGGCCCTGAAGAAGTTACTCGAGCATCCTTGGATTGTGCAGAATGCAGATCCTTCTGGTGTTTATAGGGGTTGA
- the LOC104211414 gene encoding ATP-dependent 6-phosphofructokinase 6-like, which yields MGTESNYQMKVVKGDYGYVLEDVPHLTDYIPDLPTYDNPLRSNPAYSVVKQYFVDMDDTVPQKVVIHKDSPRGVHFRRAGPRQKVYFSSDDVRACIVTCGGLCPGLNTVIREIVHSLDYMYGVSKVFGIDGGYRGFYSKNIITLTPKTVNDIHKRGGTILGTSRGGHDTTKIVDSIQDRGINQVYIIGGDGTQKGAAVIYEEIRRRGLKVVVAGIPKTIDNDIPVIDKSFGFDTAVEEAQRAINAAHVEAESAENGIGVVKLMGRYSGFIAMYATLASRDVDCCLIPESPFYLEGDGGLYEYIEKRLKENGHMVIVIAEGAGQELLAAENSLAKNEQDASGNKLLQDVGLWISQKIRDHFAKKPKMAITLKYIDPTYMIRAVPSNASDNVYCTLLAQSCVHGAMAGYTGYTSGLVNGRQTYIPFNRITEKQNMVVITDRMWARLLSSTNQPSFLCPKDVEEVKNEEQPQTQLLDGDNNVHENSGH from the exons ATGGGTACAGAGAGTAATTACCAGATGAAGGTGGTGAAAGGGGATTATGGTTATGTGCTTGAAGATGTTCCTCACTTGACTGATTACATCCCTGATCTTCCT ACTTATGACAACCCATTGCGGTCCAATCCTGCATATTCAGTTGTGAA GCAGTACTTTGTTGACATGGATGATACTGTCCCCCAAAAG GTTGTCATTCACAAGGACAGTCCAAGAGGGGTGCATTTCCGCCGGGCTGGTCCCCGTCAGAAG GTGTACTTCAGTTCGGATGATGTTCGTGCTTGTATTGTAACTTGTGGTGGTTTGTGCCCAGGGCTAAACACTGTGATCAGAGAAATTGTACATAGCCTTGATTATATGTATGGGGTCAGCAAAGTCTTTGGAATAGAT GGAGGTTACAGGGGTTTCTATTCAAAGAATATCATCACTTTGACACCAAAGACTGTTAATGACATTCATAAACGTGGTGGTACAATTCTTGGAACATCACGAGGAGGCCATGATACCACGAAGATTGTTGACAGCATACAGGATCGTGGAATTAATCAG GTTTATATAATCGGTGGTGATGGAACTCAGAAAGGAGCAGCTGTAATATATGAG GAAATTAGGAGGCGTGGTCTCAAAGTAGTTGTTGCTGGGATCCCCAAGACAATTGATAATGATATTCCT GTCATTGACAAGTCATTTGGTTTTGATACTGCTGTAGAGGAGGCTCAACGTGCCATAAATGCAGCTCATGTTGAAGCTGAAAGTGCTGAGAATGGTATTGGTGTGGTGAAGCTAATGGGGCGCTATAGTG GATTCATCGCAATGTATGCCACTTTGGCGAGCAGAGATGTTGATTGCTGTTTAATTCCAGAGTCGCCCTTTTATCTTGAAGGAGATGGTGGATTATATGAATACATCGAGAAACGGCTCAAAGAAAATGGGCACATGGTTATTGTGATAGCCGAAGGAGCAGGACAAGAACTTCTTGCAGCAGAAAATTCGCTTGCCAAAAATGAACAAGATGCTTCAGGGAACAAGCTTCTCCAAGATGTTGGTTTGTGGATTTCCCAGAAAATCAGG GATCATTTTGCTAAAAAGCCCAAGATGGCCATTACTCTTAAATATATAG ATCCCACTTACATGATTCGTGCTGTTCCAAGTAATGCCTCTGACAATGTATATTGCACGCTTCTTGCTCAAAGTTGTGTTCATGGAGCAATGGCAGGGTACACAGGTTACACCTCAGGGCTTGTCAACGGTCGCCAGACTTATATTCCATTCAAT CGTATAACCGAGAAGCAAAATATGGTGGTTATAACTGACAGGATGTGGGCACGTCTTCTTTCGTCAACCAATCAGCCAAGCTTCTTGTGCCCGAAAGATGTTGAAGAGGTTAAAAATGAGGAGCAGCCGCAAACTCAGTTGTTGGATGGGGATAACAATGTACATGAGAACTCAGGTCACTAA
- the LOC138879597 gene encoding secreted RxLR effector protein 161-like, whose amino-acid sequence MKDIPYASIVGSLMYARTCTRPNISFVNGMLDIYQSNPGMDHWKAANNVLQYLQGTKDYMLTYRISDHLDVIEYSYSNYVGCMDTKNLFVPISWRSNIMAECEVVYYSYIQHGS is encoded by the coding sequence ATGAAAGATATTCCTTATGCATCTATAGTTGGGAGCTTAATGTATGCTCGGACATGTACGAGACCAAACATCAGTTTTGTTAATGGAATGCTGGACATATATCAAAGTAATCCAGGGATGGACCACTGGAAGGCTGCAAACAATGTGTTGCAATACTTGCAAGGAACGAAAGATTATATGCTCACTTATAGAATATCTGATCATCTTGACGTAATTGAATATTCATATTCAAATTATGTCGGTTGTATGGATACAAAAAATCTATTTGTTCCTATTAGCTGGAGGAGCAACATAATGGCGGAGTGTGAAGTAGTCTATTATAGCTACATCCAACATGGAAGCTGa